Proteins from one Meriones unguiculatus strain TT.TT164.6M chromosome 10, Bangor_MerUng_6.1, whole genome shotgun sequence genomic window:
- the LOC132656955 gene encoding oligosaccharyltransferase complex subunit OSTC-like, giving the protein MGSLYQVPFLVLECPILKLKKPPWVHMPSAMMVYTLVVIIYVIVEPPSVGSMTDEHGHQRPVAFLAYRVNGQYIMEGLVSSFLFTMGGLGFIILDQSNEQNIPKLTSFLLFTGFVCVLLSFFMARVFMRMKLPGYLMG; this is encoded by the coding sequence ATGGGTAGTCTGTATCAGGTCCCATTCTTAGTGCTCGAATGCCCCATCTTGAAGCTGAAGAAGCCGCCTTGGGTGCACATGCCATCGGCCATGATGGTGTACACCTTGGTGGTAATAATCTATGTTATCGTTGAACCTCCAAGTGTTGGCTCAATGACGGATGAACATGGGCATCAGAGACCGGTAGCTTTCTTGGCTTACAGAGTAAATGGACAGTATATTATGGAAGGACTTGTATCTAGCTTTTTATTTACAATGGGAGGCTTAGGTTTCATAATCCTGGACCAATCCAATGAACAAAATATTCCAAAACTCACTAGCTTTCTTCTTTTCACTGGCTTCGTCTGTGTCCTACTGAGTTTCTTCATGGCTAGAGTATTCATGAGAATGAAATTACCAGGTTACCTGATGGGCTAG